The Pseudodesulfovibrio sediminis genome includes the window TCTGATGAAAATATTGACCAGGCCGTGCAACTGCTCAAGACCTGGCTGACTCAGGAGGCTTAGACCATGGCTGACTTCACCGGACCCCAGAAAACAGCCATCGTGCTCCTCGCTCTTGGCGAGAAGTTTACGGGGGAAGTGTTCAAGCGGATGGAGCGCAATGAGATTGCGGCCGTGTCCAAGGCCATGCTCGAAACCGACTCCGTGCCCAAGGAAGAGGTCCTCGAAGTGCTCAAGGAGTACAACGAAGCCCTTGTCTACGGTGCCGAGCTTCTGGTGGGTGGCCCGGAACAGGTCAAGCGTCTGCTGACCAAGTCTCTGGACGCGGAAACCGCCAAATACATCATGGACTCCCTGGACCTGGACACCGGCCCCACGCCCTTCCAGGAATTGGAGAACGTCAGCCCGCGCATCCTGGCCCAGATCTTGCGGAACGAACACCCGCAGACCCTGGCCCTCATTCTGGGACATCTGCATCCGGATCAGGCAGCCGAACTCATTCAAAACCTGCCCGCCGGCGTCCGCGCCGAAGTACTCATGCGCCTGGCCAAACTGGAAGCCGTTGCCGAAGAGATGCTTATGGAAGTCGACAAGGTTCTGCAGAGCCAGCTCATCGCCATGGGCGGCAAGGAAGGCAAAAAGGTCGGTGGTGTCAACTCCGTTGCTGAAATTCTCAACGCCGTGGACCGCAACACCGAGGAAGAGGTCCTCTCCGAAATCGAAGAGGAATCCACCCAGATGGCCGAGGACATCAGAAACCTCATGTTCGTTTTCGAAGACGTCAAATCCGTTGACGATGTCGCCATTCGCGAACTGCTCAAGGAGGTTTCCAACGAAGACCTCACCGTGGCGCTCAAGGGTGCCTCCGAAGACCTGCGCGACAAATTCTTCAAGAATCTGTCGGAACGTGCGTCTGCAATGATCAAGGAAGACCTGGAGATCATGCCGCCGAAGAAGCTTTCCGAAGTCGAAGCGGCGCAGCAGTCCATCGTCAAGACGGTCCGCCGTCTGGAAGACGAGGGCAAGATTGTCATCAGCAGAGGCGGCAGCGATGTCTTTATCTAGATTCGGTACACGCAACCCCAATCTCACGGGCAAGGTGGTCATGGGTATGACCACACCCGGCCCTGACGAGATGACCATTCAGGAGATTGAAGGCAAGCGCCAGATCATGTGGGACGACGCCACCAATGAGGAATACCTCAACAGGGTCAAGGACAAAGCCAAGGAAGCGGCCAAAGAGATCAAGCTCCTGGCAGAACTGGAAGCTGAAGCACTGAGGGCCACTGCACAACGCGAAGGATACGAAGCAGGATTGGTCCAGGCTCAAGAAGAACTGGATCAGCATGTGCAGGCCCTGACATCCCAGACCGAAGACCTGCTGGCCAAACTGGGAGCATCCGGCTCCTCCATTTTCGAAGCCCGCAGACAGGACATCATCAGTCTCATCCGCCTTGCCGTGGAGAAAACCCTGAAGGTAGAACTGGAAGAAAAACGCATGGCATCTCTGGAAGAGCTCATGCAGGAAGCGTTGGACCGCATTGAATCCCAACGTCAGCTTGACATCCGGTGTCATCCTGCTGACGTGGAGGGGCTGGAGGCGTACCTGTCCACCATTCAGGAGCGCACCCCCTCCCTGCAATACTGGAGCGTCAAAGGGGACGCCAGCATTGAATCCGGCGGCGTGATGGTCGAAGCTGCCGGAGGAAAGGTGGACAACACCATTGATACGCGCTGGAATGGCGTTGAACCTATTTTTGAACAATTGGCCGCCCAGATCACGGCAACTGACGAGGATTAGTCAATGAGCATGGAATCGAGGTTCGGCCTGCTCGAAGAACTGGACCCCTGCCAGACCTTCGGCAAGGTCACCAAGGTCGTCGGCCTCATCGCCGAAGGCCATGGGATCAAGGCTCCGCTCGGCTCCGTGTGTTATCTCATGCCCCCTGGCGGCGATCCCATCCCCGCAGAGGTCGTCGGTTTCAAGGACAGCGCCTGTCTGTTCATGCCCTACTCGGACATGCGCGGCATAGGCCCCGGCTCCCTCATTCAGAACGCGGCTACCCCGCCTCACATGCCTGTTGGACCGGAATTTCTGGGACGTGCCGTGGATGCCTTTGGCGATCCTCTTGACGGCAAGGGCCCCATTCACTCAGAAACATTTGTTCCCCTGCACCGCGAACCGCCGAACCCGCTGGAACGCCCCCGCATCAACGAACCGCTGGATGTCGGCATCCGCTCGGTCAACTCCCTGCTGACCCTTGGCAAAGGCCAGCGCGTAGGCATCATGGCCGGTTCAGGCGTGGGTAAATCCACAACACTCGGCATGATGGCCCGCTATACCAAAGCGGATATCAACGTCATTGCCCTGGTTGGCGAGCGTGGTAGAGAGGTAGTGGAATTCATGGAACGCGACCTCGGCCCCGAGGGAATGAAACGCTCCGTACTGGTGGTGGCCACATCGGACAAAAGCCCGCTCATTCGCATGCGCGCCGCCTATGCGGCAACGGCCATTGCTGAATATTTCCGTGACGAAGGCAAAGACGTCCTGCTCATGATGGACTCTGTCACCCGATTTGCCATGGCAGGTCGCGAGGTCGGTCTGGCTGCAGGCGAACCGCCCACACGCGGTGGGTACACCCCCAGTGTGTTTGCCCACCTGCCACAACTGCTGGAGCGCGCAGGCAAAAACATGAAAGGCTCCATTACCGGCATATACACGGTGCTGGTGGATGGTGATGATTTTACGGAACCCATTGCGGATTCCACCCGTTCCATTCTTGACGGTCACATAGTGCTGACCCGCGAACTGGCCGATCTCGGCCATTATCCGGCCATTGACGTGCTCAAGTCCATAAGCCGTCTTCGTTCCGACATCACGACAAACGAAGCACAAGCCAACGGTCGCAAACTGCTCAGACATATGGCGACATTCAAACGGGTCGAGGACATGGTCAATATCGGCGCCTATCAAAAGGGCGCCAACGCCGAAGTGGACAAGGCCATATCCATGGTCGGCCCCATCAACACGTTCCTGCGCCAGCTTGTGGCCGAACAGGTCACGCTGGACGAAGCGTTTGCAGCAATGAATGCACTTGTTGGAGAGCAGAAAAAAGAACAGCCCAAACAAGCTCAAGCGGCCCCTTCACCAGAGAACATCGGCGTCAGCATGGGTTAGAAGATACCGAGGAACTTGCCTTTGCTCGATCCGCTTTTGCTGCTGGAGCCACTATCATCCAACGCGTCTCCCACACTCTCGACCGCCCCTTTGACGCCGTCAAAGACACTCCCGGCAACATCGAGCACCATTCCGCCTAAGGCTTTGACATACTCGGTAATGGAAACCCAGTAGTACGGATTCTCCAATGTTCCGGTGACATGAATGGGCACCATCACCCCGATGAGATCGTCAGAGTCCTTGCCCCCCTGCCCCTCGGCCTGAGGTACGAGTTTGGCCTTGACCATGTAGTCGATCTCCCGCGTGGGCAGATAGACAGCACCGGCTCCGGTGGCACGCAGCCCTGGCGCCTTGACCTCCAGGTCCCTGTTTCTGACCACCCCTTTGCGGATGACACCGGTACCGGTAATGGCCCCGAACTTCGTGGAATCCGTTTTGGCCGCCTCCACCTTGCC containing:
- the fliG gene encoding flagellar motor switch protein FliG, whose translation is MADFTGPQKTAIVLLALGEKFTGEVFKRMERNEIAAVSKAMLETDSVPKEEVLEVLKEYNEALVYGAELLVGGPEQVKRLLTKSLDAETAKYIMDSLDLDTGPTPFQELENVSPRILAQILRNEHPQTLALILGHLHPDQAAELIQNLPAGVRAEVLMRLAKLEAVAEEMLMEVDKVLQSQLIAMGGKEGKKVGGVNSVAEILNAVDRNTEEEVLSEIEEESTQMAEDIRNLMFVFEDVKSVDDVAIRELLKEVSNEDLTVALKGASEDLRDKFFKNLSERASAMIKEDLEIMPPKKLSEVEAAQQSIVKTVRRLEDEGKIVISRGGSDVFI
- a CDS encoding FliH/SctL family protein translates to MSLSRFGTRNPNLTGKVVMGMTTPGPDEMTIQEIEGKRQIMWDDATNEEYLNRVKDKAKEAAKEIKLLAELEAEALRATAQREGYEAGLVQAQEELDQHVQALTSQTEDLLAKLGASGSSIFEARRQDIISLIRLAVEKTLKVELEEKRMASLEELMQEALDRIESQRQLDIRCHPADVEGLEAYLSTIQERTPSLQYWSVKGDASIESGGVMVEAAGGKVDNTIDTRWNGVEPIFEQLAAQITATDED
- a CDS encoding FliI/YscN family ATPase, with amino-acid sequence MSMESRFGLLEELDPCQTFGKVTKVVGLIAEGHGIKAPLGSVCYLMPPGGDPIPAEVVGFKDSACLFMPYSDMRGIGPGSLIQNAATPPHMPVGPEFLGRAVDAFGDPLDGKGPIHSETFVPLHREPPNPLERPRINEPLDVGIRSVNSLLTLGKGQRVGIMAGSGVGKSTTLGMMARYTKADINVIALVGERGREVVEFMERDLGPEGMKRSVLVVATSDKSPLIRMRAAYAATAIAEYFRDEGKDVLLMMDSVTRFAMAGREVGLAAGEPPTRGGYTPSVFAHLPQLLERAGKNMKGSITGIYTVLVDGDDFTEPIADSTRSILDGHIVLTRELADLGHYPAIDVLKSISRLRSDITTNEAQANGRKLLRHMATFKRVEDMVNIGAYQKGANAEVDKAISMVGPINTFLRQLVAEQVTLDEAFAAMNALVGEQKKEQPKQAQAAPSPENIGVSMG